Within Sorangiineae bacterium MSr11367, the genomic segment GTCGCCGCGTGCCGCGCTTCGGCTCGAGCTCGTGCCGGGGAAAACTCCGGGGCGGGCCGCGATTCGATTCGCGAACCCGGGAACACGAACGCTGACCGTGCTGCTCGACAACGACGATCCGCCTTTCCTCGAACGCGATACGGGCGTGCGCATCGAGGCCGGCTTTCCGCACAAAGGCCCCATGGCCTTGGCCGGCGGCGGTCACGAGGATGTCGAAATGCGAATCCCCGTGCGCGGTCATGTACGTGCCGCGTTCGACGGTATGCTGCGCATCACCGGAACGGCACACGACGATTCTTGGCAGGCGAGCCTGCGCTCGGCAACCGTCGCATTCTGAGCGGGCCACTCGAAAAATCGCTCACGACGACTGCACGGTAGGCGCCCTCCAGGCGTCTTCCCTTCGAGAGCATGCGCGCATCCCCGATCCGACGGCTTCCTTGGGCACTGGTCGTGCTCGTCATGGCCCTGGCGGCATGGTTGGCCTTTCGCCATCGCGCAGCCCGAGGCGTGGCGCACGTGGCGGACGCCGCGGGCGTCGAATCGGTCACCCGTTCGGGGGACATGCTTCCGCCCGACGAACCAAGCAGCGACGCGGCCTTGGCCCGCGCCATTCTCGCGGGCAAAGTCACCGATCCCACGTCGAAGCCCATCGCGGGGGCCTCGGTTTGCGCGTTTGCATCGTCGGAGCGCCTCGTCTCGGCCGAAACGCGGACGCCCCACTGTGCAACGAGCGGTGCCGATGGGCGCTACCGCATCGAGGGGCTCCTCGTGGCGAACTACGAAATCAGCGCATCGGCGCCGCGATACCGACCGGGACGATGGCGGGATCCCACGACGGGCGGCCACACCCTCGAGTTGGCGGCTGGCGAAACGCGCGACGGCGTCGACGTCGTTTTGCTTCCAGGCGGCGTCGAGGTGCGCGGCCGGGTCAATGACATTGCCGGTGGCATCATCACGGGCGCGGTGGTGACCGTGGGCAACGAATCGGTCGCCGAGAGCGATGCCAAGGGCGAGTGGGTGGCCTGGGCCGCACCGGGACGGATCGAAGCGCGCGCCACGGCGGCGGGCTACACGGAAGGCTCCGCGGAGGGAATCGCCCCGGGCCAGTTCATCGAAATATCGCTGACGCCCGAATCCGTATTGGAGGGCCGCGTCGTGGAGGCTGGAACGGATACCCCGGTGGCAGGGGCGCGCGTCTCGGCCGAGCGGGCCACGGCGCTCACCGACGCGGAAGGGCACTTTCGCATTTCGGGGCTCGAGCCCGGGCGCTACAAGCCGGAAGCACGGAGCGCGCACCGCTGGGGAATCGCCCGCGAGAGCGTTCTTCTCGGCGTGGGCGAGTCCTCGAGCGAAGTGATCATCGAGGTGCATCCGGCGCTCCTGGTGAGCGGCCGCGTCGAGCTCGCGGACAGCAAGGCTCCGGCCTGCAGCGAAGGCTCGGTGGACTTGGTCGAGGTCACCACCGGCGAACGACGCGGTGCGAAGCCGGACCACGATGGGCACGTGCGGATCGAAGGCGTACTGCCAGGTCGCTACGACGTCGCCATCACGTGCCCCGATGCCGCACTCGAGGACAGCTACCCGCCGATCACCGTGGCCACCGAAGACGTGACGGGGGCCACGTGGAACGTGAAGTCGGGATTCACCGTGCAGGGCAAGATCGTGGACGCCACGGGCCAACCCGTTGCTGGAGCAACGGTCTTGGCGCAAACGGTTGGCCAGGGGCGCGATCCGCGTGCGCGGGTCGCCTGGAAAGACGCGAGGTCGGAGAAGGACGGTGCGTTTCGCCTGCGAGGCCTCGCGCCGGCGACGTACCGGGTGCACGTGGACGACCAAGGAACCACGGCGATGAAAGAGCCTTTGGAGGTGAAGGTCGATCGCAACATCGACGGCCTTCGCATCGTGCTCCCTGCCAGCGGATCCATCGAGGGAACCGTCGTCGATGGCACCGGCGCCCCCGTTCCGAAGCTACGCGTCGAAGCGCAGGGCGACCGCTTCGACCTCGGGGGCGAGACGTTCGCGCTGGACGATGGAACCTTCGTGCTCAAGAGCCTGCACCCAGGTGAATACCGTTTGCGGGCCACCCATCGTTGGTGGGGGGCCGTGCGAGCGCCCGGAACGAAAGACGACGACGTGCAGGGCATCCTGGTGACGGTGCGCGTTCGAAGCACGACGCGCGCGAAGCTCGTGGTGGAGGCCCAGCGCGGTGAAATCCGCGGGCGCGTGGTGGATGACGGCGGCCAACCGGTGACCGACGCCTTCATCGAAGCCGCGCGCGAATCGGACAGCGCGGGCCGGTCTCCGGGGGATGCGGAACGCGAGACGCGGTGGGAGTGGAACCATGAGACGCCCGCGCTGACGGATCTCGACGGCAAATTCACGGTCAAGAAGCTTTCCCCCGGAACGTATACGGTGCGCGCCCACCGAAAGGGCGGCGGCGAGGCGGTGGCCAAGGAAGTGCAAGTGGGCGGCAACGTCACCCTGACGATCCGCCGGGCGAGCTCCATCGCGGGAACCGTCACCGGCGCCCGAGGAAAGCCCCCCGAGCGGTTCACCGTGGCGGTCGTCGACAAGAAGAAGGGCTTCGAGCGGCAGGAGTCGTTCTTCCGAACCGGCGGGGCGTTCAAGATGCGCGATTTGCCACCCGGCGACTTCGAGGTCTCCGCCGAGGCCACCGAGGGGCGCGCCCTCGCACAAGTTCCGCTCGCACAGGGAGAGAAGTACGACGGGCTCGCGTTGACGCTCGAAGGAGGCGCATCGCTCCGAGGCCGCGTCGTGGCGTTCGACAGCGGGCAGCCCATCGCGAGGATGGTCGTGTTCGTGGAAGCGGCCAAGGGCGGACGTGGACGGCCGATGGGCGTGATGGACGAGGGGGACCGAAAGAATGTGACCGATGCGGACGGCCGCTTCGAGATCCAGCATTGTCCGCCGGGCCGCGTAAACCTGTATGCCTTTCCGGGAGACTATGCGGTATCCGAATACGGCTTTGCGGAGGTGCCGCTTACCCTCGAGGCCGGCCAAAGCCATGAAGCACCGCCGCTCCGCGCTCCGCGGCGTCGGACGAAGGGATTCGGCAAAGGCGGCGACCTCGGTTTTCTCATCCAGGAAATGCCCCCCGACGCCGATCTCGAGCAAACGCGGTTCATGGTGAGCACCGTGCGGCCGAACGGCCCGGCCGCGAAAGCGGGGCTCGTCATGGGCGACGAGATCGTCTCGGTCGAGGGGCAAGACGTGGTGGGCGCTCTCGGATACATGTACCATACACTCGCCGAAGCGCCGGAAGGCTCCACGGTGACGCTCGGCGTTCGCCGCGGGGCGTCGATCGTCGTCAAAGCCGAGAAGCCGCTTTGATGGGACACGGCGCGAGCTAGGTTTTCGTGCGAAGCGACGAGGCGAGGAAGTCCACGAAGGCTCGCACCTTGGCCGAGGGCAGATGCCGCGACGGGTGGAGGCTGTAGACGGGAAACCGCTCCTCCGCCCAATTCGGGAATAGCTCGACGAGTGCCCCCGATTGCAAGAGATCATCGAGTCCAAGCTCGAAGAATTGGGCGATCCCGAACCCCTCGGTGCACATGGATAAGCCCGTCGCGAGATCATTCACCGTGAATTGCCCCGAGACGGGCACACGCAGGATCCGACCTCCACGGTGAAATTCCCACGAGAAGGGGCGGCCCGTCGTCGGATCGCGAAACAGAATGCATTCGCGTCGCCCATGACCGAGCTCGCGCGGGTGCTTCGGCGTTCCGTGGCGCGCCAAGTAGGCCGGTGCGGCACACGTGAGAATGCGCGTTTCGAGCAGGCGACGGGCAATGGCCGATGATGGCTCCGGGTCGCCAAACCGAACCGCCACGTCGAAGCCCTCGGCGACGAGGTCCGGCAACCGATCGCGCACCACCAATTCGACCGTCACTTCCGGGTGCGCGCGCAGAAACGCGCCCATGAGCGGCGCGAGCAGCAGGCGCACGGCCGCCGAATCCGTGTTGACCCGCAGCCGCCCTCGCGGTGTGGAACGCGCGCGGCCGATCTCGTTCACCGTTTCTTCGATGCCCGCGTACAGCGGCATGACCTGCGCATAGAAGCGGCGCCCTTCGTCGGTGAGCTCGACCGAGCGCGGCGTGCGGTCGAAGAGGCGCACCCCTACCCGCGCTTCGAGCCGCGCAATCGCCCGACTGACACCGGACTGCGTCAACCCGAGCGCTTCGCTTGCGTGAACGAAGCTTTTCGCGTTTGCAACCGCCGCCAGAACTTCGAGCCCACCGAGCAACCGCGCGTCCATGAGCGCATGATGACACAAAATCATTGTAACGATGACGAAGATGCGTTGGCCGCATCGACGACGAACGTGCATTCTGCGTTGCATGCATCTCACCGAAGAGCAGATTGACCGCATCTTGCAGGGAATGGCCGACCGATATGGTCTGCAGCTTCGATCGCCCATTCTGCATTCGCCGTCGGAGCACGGACTGAGCTACGAAGACGTCTCCTTCCCTTCTCTGGACGGCGTGCCCCTCGAGGGGTGGTTCATCCCCGCCCCGGGCTCCGACCGCCTCATCATCGCCAATCACCCTATGGGGTTCACCCGCGCCGGGCTGCCCACGCACCTCGAGCCGTGGAAGTCCATCTGGGGTCCGAGCGGCAACACCGCCGAGGTGGACTTCGTCGTGGACTACAAAATCTTGCACGACGCCGGCTACAACGTTCTCGCCTACGACTTGCGCAACGCCGGGCTCAGTGGCGCCGCCAACGGCGGCATCGCCTCGAGCGGAATCTTCGAATCGCGCGATGTCCTCGGCTCGTTGCGGTACGCACGCGATCGCAAAGACACGCGCGGCATGCGCATGGCGCTCTTCAGCCGATGCCTGGGTTGCAATGCCACGTTCCATGCGATGACCAAGGAGCCGCAAGCTTTCGACGGCGTACGCTGTTTGCTCGGGCCGCAGCCGGTCACGCCGAAAACCATTTCCGAACAGCTCCTCGTGCGCGCGGGCGTACCGGCCGAGCGCATCGAGGACTTGGACACGTACGTCCTGCGTCGCACGGGCATTGGATTCGCGGCCAGGGATACGAAAGACTGGGCCAAGAGCGTGTGCGTCCCGACCTTCCTCTACCAGGTTCACGACGACGTGCTGACCAAGCCCAGCGACGTGCAGACCATGTTCGACAACATTCCCGTGGCCGACAAAAAGCTCCACTGGATCCGTGAAACATCGGCCCGCTGGGATGGCTACCTCGAATTCCAGCGGCGGCCAAAGCCCATGCTGGATTGGTTCGAGAGCCATATGCCCGCAAGCGACCACCGCTAATCGACGCGCAAGGGAATCGACCGTGGAACACTTTCGCGAGAGGTTCGAGCAATCGCGCCTTCGGCTCTCGCACCTTGGCGCGGCCTGCGCATTCATCTACGTGCTTGCGGCAGGTGTGCAACAGGTCATCCTGGGCCATTTTCCCGCCCATCCATCGCCGGCGCAGGCGCTTCTCATTCGGTGTGAGACCATCGACCTGCTCCGCGCAACCCTCATCCTATTGGCCATCCTGATGGGCATGGTGGTCTTCGTGGCCATCGCCGCCCATCGGGTGAGAAGTTCACCAGGAGCCGTACTGCTCGGGCTTCCCTTTGCGGTACTCTGGGTCGCGCTGGAGCTTTGGTATCGCTCGATCGATCTTTTCGTCGTCAGCCTGCAATGGGCACGTGCCTATCGCGTGGCGACCGACGATGCGCTCGAGCAGCAACTCCTGGAACGCACCATTCAGTGGGACGGCATCGTCACGGCACTCTACTTCCCACTGCTGCTCGTGCTTCTCGTGGCCGTCATCTGCTTTGCATTCGCGCTTGGAACGGAGCCTCGGTGGAAGGTTCGCGTGCCGGCGCTGGGATGGAGTCTCTATGGGACAACCGTGCTGGCGCGCATCCTCGGCGGATATGCGGGGCTCGCGTGGCTGGAGCCATTCAATGACCGCGCCTACTTCCCGGCCGTGATACTTGCATATGGAACCACGGCCATTTGGCTTTGGAGCGAGGGTCCGCCCTGGGCGACGGTCTGACTTAGTCGCCGCGTGGGGAAAAGATGAGAGGGTAGACGACCTTCACTTTTCCTCCCTCCGGCGCGGGAAGGGAGAGGCTCGCCATCCCATTCTGGATGCAAGCCCATGCCCGCGTCTTCATGCGTCGGTCTCCTTCCCGACACATCGACCGCGCACGGCCCCTAGCTGCGCGTTGCCCGCAAGCGAAGTCATAGCGACATCCGTCCCACGTTCAAGCACACTCGGTGCCAGCGCGGCACACGGGGGGGCGACGTTCTAGGACGAACTGCGCCAGCGGCGCGCCGATTCGCATTCAACGTGTGCAGACAGACAGTCCTATGCTGTGCTGGCATGAGAGGGTACGGGCATGTCCGAGTTCAGGATGACGTTCACTCACGCGCGCAGCGATCCAGATGCCCAGGCGCTCCTCGAGCGCGTCGAGCATGGGACGGATGACGAGCGCGAACGAGCGCTCATGGCATTGCGCAAGCGCGCGGAAATGACGAAAGACGCAGACCATTGGAATACGGCGGGCATTGCGTATTCGCGAGCAGGGCAGCATTCCATCGCACGGCCCATCTTCGAGCGCCTCGTTCGAGCGCACCCGAATGGTGACGCGTATCGAATGAACCTGGCCATATCGCTGTCCCAGGCGCAAGAAGTCGCGGGATGCCGACACCATTTGAGTCTTCTCGCCGAGAAGGGCAGCAGTCCGGACATTCGCCGGAGCGCGCAGGAACAGCTGAGAGGCTACGAGGAGATGCTCGGCCTTACCCCGGACGCAAGAGCGCTTCGCGAACATCAAATGGAAGCCCTCCGAAGCGCCGTCGCGCGCCGCGAACGCCCCGAGGACTATGCCGCTCTAGGGAGGCATCTGCTCCGTGAAGAGAAGCTCGAACCCCTGCAGGGCGCACTGGATGAAGCCATTGCCGTCCTCGAAGACGGGCACGCCGCGTTTCCGAGTGACGTAACCGTCCTCGAGTACCTCATTGCCTGTTATCTGCGAACCGGCCCGCACGCGCGTCTCGATGCGGCGCTTGAAAAGCTGGAGCGCATCGCACCGCAGTCGCGGCTGCTTTCGATCGTTGCCGAATCGGCGGCCGACGCGAAGGACAATGATTTCGTTCGACAACGTCAGGCGCGGGCGGACGAGCTGGTGGTGGCCGCCATGAAGGGCTCCGGCGCGGGCCGGCAGGCCGCCTTGGACGACCTGGCCCGGATCGTTGCCGGGGCACCCGACAATGTGGGATACCGCCTTGCTTATGCGTTTGCGCTCTCGATGTGCGGTGCCGTCGAGCGTGCGCGTGAACACGCCGAGATCGTCGCCCGCGCGATCGGCGAGAGCCACGAACAGCACTTCAACCTCGGTCAGGTATTCTGGCGCGCGGGTGACCAACCCCGCGGCAAGGAGCACCTCGAGCTCGCGCGCCGATACGCGAAGACGCCAAAGGAGCACGCGGACGTCGACGCGATCCTGCGCGAGCTCGAGGCTTTGCGTTTCCCGAAGTAGCCGAATCAACTCGGCCTTTCGTCGCCCGATTCATTACGATGTAGCGACAATCCAATTCATTGAATCATCGATAAGCGATGTCGCCTCGTGGCGCGTGACGCTGCCTATGCGGCGCGCCGGCTCGTCGATGTAACTATTCCGCCACGTCACTGGCGCGACGTGCCCAGAGCCGAACTTCAAATGAACTCGCCCCTCGCTGCGTAAGCAGATTGGAGAGGGCGACGCATTGGCTCTGAATCGGGAGATATCGCAATGGAACCAATGAATGGCCCGCGAAACGAGAGCCCTGCGCCTGCAATGGATACTTCTGGCGTCGAGGCATGGTTATGCCGCGAGCTGGCCGCGGCGCTCGATGTGGGTGTCGAGCGAATCGACGTGCGCACACGATTCAAGCAACTCGGTTTGGATTCCGCGCACGCGACCGCCATCATCGCCCGACTCGGGCAACGGTTGCAGCGGCCTCTCCCGGTAACCCTCTTTTGGGAATACGCCACCGTGGAGGCGGTCGCCCGGCATCTCGTGTCTCCGACGGCGGCGGACCATGGTGCGGCGGGAGAAGAGCCCATTCCCCTGGCGCGGGCGCGGAATGCCGAGGAGCCGATCGCCATCGTGGGCGCCTCGTGCCGGTTTGCCGGCGGGGTCCGTTCGTTGGAATCGTTCTGGCAGCTGCTCGAACGCGGGGGCGATGCCATCTCCGACGTGCCCGCGGATCGCTGGAACGTCGATGCATTTTTCGACGCAGACCGGACCACGCCCGGAAAAATGAACACCCGGCGGGGGGGCTTCGTCGATGGCGTCGATCGCTTCGATGCAGAGTTTTTCGGCATCTCGCCACGCGAGGCCATGCAGATGGACCCGCAGCAGCGCTTGCTTCTCGAGCTTGCGTGGGAAGCGCTGGAGGACGCCGCGACGCTTCCCGAGGCACTCCAGTCGAGCGCTACGGGCGTGTTCGTCGGGGTCATGGGTAGCGACTACGCGCGCATGTTCGGAACGGAGCCCGAGCGGATCGAGCAGCACACCGCCACCGGCCATGACACGAGCATCATCGCGGCGCGCGTTGCGTACACGTTCGGTCTGCAAGGCCCGGCGATGTCCATCAACACGGCGTGCTCCTCGTCCCTCGTCGCGGTTCACCTGGCGTGCCAGAGCCTGCGGGACGGGGAATCGGAGGTGGCACTGGCGGGCGGCGTGCACCTGGTGCTCTCGCCGCTGAGCACCATCGCGATGACGAAATTCGGTGCGCTCTCGACCGACGGGCGATGCAAAGCGTTCGACCTGCGCGCCGACGGCTATGTGCGCGGCGAAGGCGGCGGCTTGGTCGTGCTGAAAAGGTTGTCGCGCGCGATCGCGGACCGCGACCGGATTCGCGGTGTCGTGCTCGCGAGCGCGGTCAACAACGATGGTTTCTCCAATGGCCTCACCGCGCCCAATCCGAAAGCGCAGGAGCAGATGCTGCGCACGGCGTATGCGCGCGCGCGCATCGCGCCACGAAAGGTGGCGTACGTCGAAACGCACGGACCGGGAACGCTGCTGGGCGATCCCATCGAGGCCGGCGCACTCGGGAAGGTGCTCGGCGCAGGCCGGCGCGCCGATCGGCCGCTGCGCATCGGGTCGGTGAAGACCAACTTGGGGCACACCGAGGCCGCCGCGGGGATTGCCGGGCTGCTCAAGGTCCTGCTCGCGCTCGAGCACGATCGGCTCCCGCCGAATCTTCATTTCGAGACGGCCAATCCACATATCGACTTCGAGTCGCTGCGGCTCGAGGTGCAAAGCACGCTGGAACCGTGGCCGAGCATGGACGATGCCGATTCCAAGGACTCGGATTCGGGGGATCCGCGGATCGCCGGGGTGAGTTCGTTCGGCTTCGGAGGCACGAATTGTCACCTCGTCGTGCGCGGATATCCCGCCCCCCGTCGCCCGGCCGACGTCTGGCGGGAGGCCCGCCCGCCCGTGCCCTCCGTGCCGCCGCGCATCGTGTTCGTGTGCCCTGGGCAAGGCGGTCAGTGGTCGGGCATGGGGGTGGCGCTGCTGCGCGAGGAAGCCGTCTTTCGGTTTGCGCTCGAAGCCTGCGATCGCGCCATTCGAGCGCACACGGGATGGAGCGTCCTCGAACGACTCACGGGCACCACGGGACTGGGAAGAACGGATGTCGTGCAGCCGGTCCTCTTTGCGATGCAGGTCGCCATGGCCCGGCTCTGGGAGAGTTGGGGGATTCGCCCCGACGCCTTGGTGGGCTTCAGCCAAGGCGAGATGGCGGCGGCCCATCTTGCCGGGATCCTGTCGCTGGAGGATGCCGCGCGGATCGTCTGCGTACGCAGCGCGCTTCTCTACGACAAGGCGCCACCCGGTGGCATGCTCTCCGTCGCGCTACCTGCCGGCGACGCCCTGCGCGCCGCAGGTGAAGACGGGCTGGTCGTCGCGGCGCATAGCGGGCCTGCCGCCACGGTGCTGAGTGGCGAGGTCTCCGCCATCGAGCGCGCGCTGCTCCGACTGGACGCGGACGGGCTACGCGCGGCACGGATCGATGTCGATTATGCGTCGCACAGCCCGGCGATGAAGGCTTTGGAGGGCGAGCTTTCGGCGCGGCTCGCCGGATTGACCCCCTGCCCTGCCACCGTGCGCATGGTCTCGACGGTGCTCGGCGGCGAGGACCTCGCGGGCAGCGAATGTGGTCCGCGCTACTGGGTCAGGAACCTGCAGGAGCCGGTGCGGTTCCAGCAGGCCGTGGAGCGCCTGGGATCCGAGGGGCCTGCCCTCTTCGTCGAGCTCGGCCCGCACCCCGTTCTCGTGCGGTCCATCCAAGCGATGATTGCGGCCGGTTCGGTGAGCGGGGCTGCGGTCGCGTCGTGCCACCGCGACGAAGAGGAGCGGGAAAGCCTCCTCGCATCGCTGGACACCCTCGTCGCGCACGGTGCGCAGCTGCGGGTGGAGCCCTCGCCCGTGCGGGGCATGTTGTTTCCCATCTCCGGGAAAACCGAGGCCGCGCTCCGTGCCCAGGCCGCACTCCTCCGCGATCACGTGGCGGGACATGCCGATCGCGCGTTGGAGGATCTCGCCTTTTCCCTCGCCACCACGCGGACCCACTTCGAGCATCGCGCCAGCTTCGTTGCGAACGAGCGCGCTCAGCTCCTCGACGCCCTCGATGCGCTCGCGGAGGGACGCCCATTCCCTCGCGCCGCGGTTGGACGTAGCGCGGCGGGCAGCAAGGTCGTCTTCGTCTTTCCCGGGCAGGGATCGCAATGGCCTGGCATGGCCGTCGAGCTCCTCCGAACCTCACCGCTCTTTCGCCAGCACCTCGAGGCGTGCGAACGAGCCCTCGCGCCGCACATCGACTGGTCACTTCTCGCCGTGCTCCGCGGCGAAGACGGCGCCCCGTCGCTCGATCGTGTCGACGTGGTCCAGCCGGCCCTGTTCGCCGTCATGGTCTCACTCGCCGCCCTTTGGCGATCGCTCGGCGTCGAGCCCGACGCGGTCGTGGGCCATAGTCAGGGCGAGATCGCCGCCGCCCACGTCGCAGGCGCGCTCTCCCTCGAGGATGCGGCCAAGATCGTCGCATGGCGCAGTCGCGCGCTCAGGCGTCTGGCCGGCGCTGGCGCCATGGCTTCCGTCGAGTCGAGCGTCGCCGAGCTGCGTTCCAACCTGGCCCCCTTCGGGGACCGGCTGGCCGTCGCCGCCATCAATGGCCCCACCGCCACCCTCGTCTCCGGCGATTCCGATGCCGTCGATGCGTTCTTGGAGAACCTCGAGTCCGGCGTGTTCGCGCGAAAGGTGCAGGTCGACTACGCTTCCCACTCGGCCCACGTCGAAGCGGTCCGCGAGGACATCGTCTCGGGACTTGCCACCATCACCCCACGCCGCTGCGCGATCCCACTGCGTTCGACCGTGACGGCGACGTCGCTCGAAGGACCGGAGCTCGATGCCGAGTATTGGTTCCAGAATCTTCGTCGAACCGTCCGCTTTGCCGACGTCACCGAGTCGCTGCGTCGTGAGGGATTTCGCTACTTCGTCGAGGTGAGCCCTCATCCCGTGCTCACCCTCGCCATGCAGAGCCCCCGCGAGCACGCAGGCGACTCGGAGCCCGTCGTCGTCGGAACGCTCCGCCGCCATGAAGGCGACTTCGGACGGATCCTGCTCGCGGCCGGCGAACTCCATACGCGAGGACTGCCCCTCGATTGGACGCGTCTCGTGCCATCGGGCCGGCGCACCGATCTGCCAACCTACGCCTTTCAACGGCAACGCCATTGGCTCGACGCCTCGAGCGTGAGCAAGACCAGCGCCGATGTGGCCTCCGCGGGGTTGGCGACCATGGATCACCCCTTGCTTGGCGCCGCGGTGCCCTTGCCCGAGGGCCAAGGCGTCGTCTTCACCGGCCGTCTGTCCCTCGCCGAGCAGCCCTGGCTCGCCGGCCACCAAGTCTTCGGCGAGGTCATTTTGCCCGGTGCCGCGTTCGTCGAGCTTGCGCTGGCGGCGGCGCACCGGGTGGGGCTCGACCGGATCGAAGAGCTCACCTTGGAGAGCCCCATCGCCCTGCCCCCGCACGGCGCGACGTGGGTGCAGCTCGCGCTCGGCCCGGTGAACGACCGCAAGCGCTCCCTGACGGTCCACACCCGCGCGGCGGATTCTGCCGATCTCGTCTCCGACGAGCATATTCCGTGGACGAGGCACGCCACCGGCACGCTCGCCCCGGCCTCCGCGTCCGTCGATGGCGGTCTCCGTACTTGGCCGCCCCGCGATGCGACGCCCGTTTCACTCGACGGTGTCTACGAACGTCTCGCCCGCAGCGGGCTCTCCTACGGTCCGGATTTCCAAGGCCTGCGCGCGATGTGGAGGCGCAACGACGAGCTCTTCGCCGAGGTGGCTCTGCCCCACGATGCCGCCAAGGACGCACCTCGCTTCGCCATCCATCCCGCGCTCCTCGATGCCGCGTTGCATGCGCTGGCCGTCGAATCCGTCGAGCGCACGGGCGACGTCGTGCTCCCCTTCACCTGGAGCGACGTTTCGCTGCGCTCCGTGGGAGCCTCCCTCGCGAGGGTGTCCTTCCGCTACCGCGAGGAGCGGAGCACCGTTTCGATGGTGCTCGCCGATGCGGCCGGCGATCCGCTTGCCCGCATCGATGCGCTCACCTGCCGCCCCGTCTCCGCCGAAAAGTTTCACTCGCGCGCCTCCTCGCACGATCAGGCGCTTCTCCGTGTCGACTGGAGCGAGGTAACGCCCGCGGCCTCAGTTGCGAACGCCGGCGCGAACTGGGCACTGCTCGGCGATGGTACCCCGTACCCGAGCCTGGCCGATCTCCAGGTGGCGCTCGAGCAGGGGGTCGCCTCGCCGGATGTCCTGGTTGCGCGGTTCACGGAGCACACCGAAGGGGATCTCCCCGCCGCCGCGCATCGAGCCACCGCGCGGGCACTCGCGCTGCTGCAGACCTGGCTCGCGGACGAGCGATTCGCCTCGACGCGCCTCGCTGTGATCACGCGGCGGGCCATGGCCACCCATGGCGACGAAGACGTCGAGGACCTTGCCCATGCCCCGCTTTGGGGTCTGGTTCGCTCCGCGCAAACGGAGAACCCGGACCGCCACCTCTACGCCATCGACATCGACGATAGCGACGCTTCGCGCGACGCCCTTCGGGATTCACTCG encodes:
- a CDS encoding LysR family transcriptional regulator; this encodes MDARLLGGLEVLAAVANAKSFVHASEALGLTQSGVSRAIARLEARVGVRLFDRTPRSVELTDEGRRFYAQVMPLYAGIEETVNEIGRARSTPRGRLRVNTDSAAVRLLLAPLMGAFLRAHPEVTVELVVRDRLPDLVAEGFDVAVRFGDPEPSSAIARRLLETRILTCAAPAYLARHGTPKHPRELGHGRRECILFRDPTTGRPFSWEFHRGGRILRVPVSGQFTVNDLATGLSMCTEGFGIAQFFELGLDDLLQSGALVELFPNWAEERFPVYSLHPSRHLPSAKVRAFVDFLASSLRTKT
- a CDS encoding carboxypeptidase regulatory-like domain-containing protein; amino-acid sequence: MRASPIRRLPWALVVLVMALAAWLAFRHRAARGVAHVADAAGVESVTRSGDMLPPDEPSSDAALARAILAGKVTDPTSKPIAGASVCAFASSERLVSAETRTPHCATSGADGRYRIEGLLVANYEISASAPRYRPGRWRDPTTGGHTLELAAGETRDGVDVVLLPGGVEVRGRVNDIAGGIITGAVVTVGNESVAESDAKGEWVAWAAPGRIEARATAAGYTEGSAEGIAPGQFIEISLTPESVLEGRVVEAGTDTPVAGARVSAERATALTDAEGHFRISGLEPGRYKPEARSAHRWGIARESVLLGVGESSSEVIIEVHPALLVSGRVELADSKAPACSEGSVDLVEVTTGERRGAKPDHDGHVRIEGVLPGRYDVAITCPDAALEDSYPPITVATEDVTGATWNVKSGFTVQGKIVDATGQPVAGATVLAQTVGQGRDPRARVAWKDARSEKDGAFRLRGLAPATYRVHVDDQGTTAMKEPLEVKVDRNIDGLRIVLPASGSIEGTVVDGTGAPVPKLRVEAQGDRFDLGGETFALDDGTFVLKSLHPGEYRLRATHRWWGAVRAPGTKDDDVQGILVTVRVRSTTRAKLVVEAQRGEIRGRVVDDGGQPVTDAFIEAARESDSAGRSPGDAERETRWEWNHETPALTDLDGKFTVKKLSPGTYTVRAHRKGGGEAVAKEVQVGGNVTLTIRRASSIAGTVTGARGKPPERFTVAVVDKKKGFERQESFFRTGGAFKMRDLPPGDFEVSAEATEGRALAQVPLAQGEKYDGLALTLEGGASLRGRVVAFDSGQPIARMVVFVEAAKGGRGRPMGVMDEGDRKNVTDADGRFEIQHCPPGRVNLYAFPGDYAVSEYGFAEVPLTLEAGQSHEAPPLRAPRRRTKGFGKGGDLGFLIQEMPPDADLEQTRFMVSTVRPNGPAAKAGLVMGDEIVSVEGQDVVGALGYMYHTLAEAPEGSTVTLGVRRGASIVVKAEKPL
- a CDS encoding lysophospholipase, whose amino-acid sequence is MHLTEEQIDRILQGMADRYGLQLRSPILHSPSEHGLSYEDVSFPSLDGVPLEGWFIPAPGSDRLIIANHPMGFTRAGLPTHLEPWKSIWGPSGNTAEVDFVVDYKILHDAGYNVLAYDLRNAGLSGAANGGIASSGIFESRDVLGSLRYARDRKDTRGMRMALFSRCLGCNATFHAMTKEPQAFDGVRCLLGPQPVTPKTISEQLLVRAGVPAERIEDLDTYVLRRTGIGFAARDTKDWAKSVCVPTFLYQVHDDVLTKPSDVQTMFDNIPVADKKLHWIRETSARWDGYLEFQRRPKPMLDWFESHMPASDHR